GGACATGCTCGGCCGCCCGGTGATTGGCTACTGGCTCGTCTTCTCGCTGCTGGTGCTCATGCTGGTGCTGGGCATCAACACCGGCTTCATCGCCGCGGGCAGCGGACGGCTGGATCTGCGGTTGGGCTTCGAGCTCTTCGTCGCGCGCCGCCACGTGGGCGTCTTCCGCCCCTCGCTGCTGCTGGGCACGCTGGCGGTGCTGATGTTCGGCATCGTTCCGCCGCTCATCGTCTACGGCATCATCCGCGCGGTGGAGGCGGCCGTGGAGCGCACGCGCATCCGGTCCCTGGGCCTGAAGGATCCGCTCGCCGCCGCCTCCGCGCTCAACCGGCTCAAGCTGCGTGAGCAGTCGCCCACCATGATGATGACGGCGCTCTCGGTGGGCGGCGTGGGCGTGGGCGTCATGGCCCTCATCATCGTCCTGTCGGTGATGAGCGGCTTCGAGGAGGACTTGCAGAAGAAGATCCTCGGGGCCCACTCGCACGTGGTGGTGTCCAAGTACGCGGGCCAGCTGCCCGAGTACAAGCGGCTGATGGAGCAGATCGCCAAGGTGCCCGGGGTGGAGGGCCAGACGCCTTCCATCGACAACCCGGTGATGGTGCTCGCCGATGACGAGGTGCAGGGCATCGTCCTCAAGGGCATCGACCCGGAGACGGTGGGCTCGGTGTTGGACCTGCGCCAGAACATGCAGCCGGGCGGCAACCTGGACCACCTCGAGCAGCCGTCGAAGATCGCTCCCCGCCGCACGATGTTCGGCAAGCAGCCCGAGGAGGAGGAGGAAGAGGCCGAGGATCCGATCATCGGCAAGTCCACGACGAGCGCCTCGGACAAGGTGCTGCCTGGCATCATCCTCGGCCGCGAGCTGGCCAGCATCCTCCGGGTGGTGGTGGGGGACCGGGTGAACGTCATCTCCCCGCAGGGCGCCGAGCTGGGCCCCGCCGGCCTCATCCCCAAGAGCCGCGCCTTCCGCGTGGCCGGCATCTTCTACTCGGGCATGTACGAGTACGACGCCAAGTTCGCCTACATCCTGCTGTCCGAGGCGCAGAAGCTCTTCGGCACCGATGGCCCCAGCGGTATCGAGCTGAAGGTGGCGGACGTGGATGACGCCCGGCGCATCTCCCAGGCGGTGTCCCGCGAGCTGGGTGGCTACCCCTACCGCTCGCGCGACTGGGGGGAGATCCACCGCAACATCTTCTCCGCCCTCCGGCTGGAGAAGCTGGTGATGGGCATCATCCTGTCCATCATCATCGTGGTGGCCGCCGGCCTCATCGTGGCCACCGTCATCATGCTCGTGCTGGAGAAGCGCAAGGAGATCGCCGTGCTCAAGGCGCTCGGCGTC
The sequence above is drawn from the Archangium gephyra genome and encodes:
- a CDS encoding ABC transporter permease, with amino-acid sequence MNAERQTVYRWSLIWSGALVALVGAVLLGLAITRADAWARVAGTLGLSTLSWGGLLQALNAFGLIPVQSAMPSPVELAETRYVLTGAAAWLVGWVVIASGIRRAPASSEGPSPAAGATLYPRLAQYRDFYWSTLGAYGGGILLSEVVLILLQTFLSSGGGSAAAGESSGLAPTVAFAVSLVIASLVAFACGFVGAARARRVAMPEATIGVIYLGLPVPILLTLMEQLPDLQLSLGYRLREVTYLADMLGRPVIGYWLVFSLLVLMLVLGINTGFIAAGSGRLDLRLGFELFVARRHVGVFRPSLLLGTLAVLMFGIVPPLIVYGIIRAVEAAVERTRIRSLGLKDPLAAASALNRLKLREQSPTMMMTALSVGGVGVGVMALIIVLSVMSGFEEDLQKKILGAHSHVVVSKYAGQLPEYKRLMEQIAKVPGVEGQTPSIDNPVMVLADDEVQGIVLKGIDPETVGSVLDLRQNMQPGGNLDHLEQPSKIAPRRTMFGKQPEEEEEEAEDPIIGKSTTSASDKVLPGIILGRELASILRVVVGDRVNVISPQGAELGPAGLIPKSRAFRVAGIFYSGMYEYDAKFAYILLSEAQKLFGTDGPSGIELKVADVDDARRISQAVSRELGGYPYRSRDWGEIHRNIFSALRLEKLVMGIILSIIIVVAAGLIVATVIMLVLEKRKEIAVLKALGVSDGGIVKIFLAEGLQIGVAGGLLGLLSGLAWCYFILKVGIKLDPSVYYIPALPVKIEPVQTALAVVIAVLVTYLASIYPALKASSVEPVEGLKAE